Proteins from one Erysipelothrix larvae genomic window:
- a CDS encoding YfcC family protein: MKKFKMPTSYTVVFFALLVATVLSYFVPQSHFDSETGKIIVNSVVDANGNILEGQGLVQFGLFDVLMSIVHGFESSSNVSVGILCAGGFLAVLNHVEALEAAIISLLNKFKGNVLIALMMLVFAILGTTFGFWEEITAFAVVIIPMFVLAGYDIMTGLAILFIGATIGNMASLVNPFSVGAAVAAIGNPDLTIGSGIILRSIIFVVLYLIGTFMVIQYASKVKDDPKKSIIYDLEDKNNLMDVEATPPEFTGKRKASAYVLVAVIILIVLGNFPWERLLGESAMNAVNAPITFLAGIPVLGDLLGAGHFTLLGDWGFSEFAFTFLLGAFVLKFINKIPEREFMHVFMDGMKDLMGVVVVLAISRGIATMVGTSTQGMSVTFIYWLSSALEGVPLWVFGIMAVLVYALIGIFLQSTSGVAGLSMPILGTVAAALFLGTAIGEVGGQILLISAFVAGVNFLSSFYPGAVIMGTLDLVNVPYDRYLKFAMKTLCMLLFAAALIIAIAPYIGIVS, from the coding sequence ATGAAAAAGTTTAAGATGCCGACCTCATACACTGTTGTCTTCTTCGCATTGCTTGTCGCAACAGTATTGAGCTATTTCGTTCCTCAATCTCACTTTGACAGTGAAACTGGGAAGATTATTGTAAATTCTGTCGTTGATGCCAATGGAAATATTCTTGAAGGACAAGGCCTTGTTCAATTTGGACTCTTTGATGTATTGATGTCAATTGTCCATGGATTTGAATCCTCAAGTAATGTTAGTGTTGGGATTTTATGTGCAGGTGGGTTTTTAGCGGTATTAAACCACGTCGAAGCCCTTGAAGCCGCAATTATCAGTCTATTAAACAAGTTTAAAGGGAATGTACTCATTGCCTTAATGATGCTTGTATTTGCTATTTTAGGAACTACTTTTGGTTTTTGGGAAGAAATTACCGCCTTTGCAGTGGTAATCATTCCAATGTTTGTCCTTGCAGGATATGACATTATGACCGGTCTTGCAATCCTATTTATTGGCGCAACAATTGGGAATATGGCAAGTCTTGTAAATCCATTCTCGGTAGGCGCAGCAGTTGCTGCAATTGGAAATCCAGACCTAACGATTGGTTCAGGAATCATTTTAAGAAGCATCATCTTTGTGGTGCTCTATCTTATTGGAACCTTTATGGTCATTCAATATGCATCAAAAGTCAAAGATGATCCAAAGAAATCCATTATTTATGATCTTGAAGATAAAAACAACCTCATGGATGTCGAAGCAACACCCCCTGAATTCACAGGTAAACGCAAAGCCTCCGCATATGTTCTTGTTGCAGTCATTATTCTGATTGTCCTTGGAAACTTCCCATGGGAACGTCTATTAGGTGAAAGCGCAATGAATGCCGTGAATGCACCGATTACCTTCCTTGCAGGAATCCCGGTTCTTGGAGATTTACTTGGTGCCGGACACTTTACACTTCTAGGAGACTGGGGATTCTCAGAATTTGCCTTTACCTTCCTATTAGGTGCTTTTGTCCTTAAGTTCATCAATAAGATTCCAGAACGCGAATTCATGCATGTCTTTATGGATGGTATGAAAGACTTAATGGGTGTGGTTGTGGTACTTGCAATTTCACGGGGTATTGCAACGATGGTCGGGACATCAACACAAGGGATGTCAGTAACCTTTATTTATTGGCTATCCAGTGCGCTTGAAGGCGTTCCACTTTGGGTGTTTGGTATAATGGCGGTTTTAGTCTATGCATTAATAGGTATTTTCCTTCAATCAACCAGTGGTGTTGCAGGCTTATCCATGCCAATTCTTGGAACCGTTGCAGCAGCACTCTTCTTAGGAACAGCAATTGGTGAAGTAGGGGGTCAAATCCTATTGATTTCTGCCTTTGTGGCAGGGGTTAACTTCCTCTCGTCATTTTATCCAGGAGCCGTGATCATGGGGACATTAGATCTCGTAAATGTACCGTATGATCGCTATTTAAAATTCGCGATGAAAACACTGTGCATGCTCCTTTTCGCAGCTGCACTCATCATTGCAATTGCACCATATATTGGAATTGTGAGTTAA
- a CDS encoding Sapep family Mn(2+)-dependent dipeptidase has protein sequence MANHSIDDSVFNKYLEDLKSLISIPSVLDENDSEHLFGEPVQQALTKILDISKDMGFKTYRNPQGYYGYAEIGEGVDLFGVLGHVDVVPEGNRDDWEADPFTLTQKDGMLIGRGVSDDKGPLLASMVALKMLLDEGYTLNQRVRFIFGTDEENLWRCVKEYAKLEEIPSMGFTPDSTFPLIYAEKGLIEFEFEDTQSVDFKIQGGGALNAVPAVATLQDTNLDLIKTQLENQNRHFKYDDSRITVYGKAVHAKDSDKGENAIVYLVQALVEGGVSTNMLRFITEKLSNPNGLKLFGPVEDEVSGKLMLNVGKIETTDTGVKIGIDIRFPVTYPVEKIRDTLNKSAAQYQVSISEYDYLRSIYVDKDTPLIKALMQAYQSVTQDTLSQPISSGGATYARALDNVVAFGAKLPSAQSTEHQVNERVNIDDMKTAIEIYKEAFKLLVSKN, from the coding sequence ATGGCAAATCACAGCATTGATGATTCAGTCTTCAATAAATATCTTGAAGATCTAAAATCGCTTATTTCAATTCCAAGTGTATTGGATGAAAATGACTCAGAACATCTTTTTGGTGAACCGGTTCAACAAGCATTAACTAAAATCCTAGACATATCAAAGGATATGGGGTTTAAAACGTACCGCAATCCACAAGGATATTATGGGTATGCTGAAATAGGCGAAGGCGTAGACCTTTTTGGTGTTTTAGGCCATGTTGATGTAGTACCAGAAGGAAATAGAGATGATTGGGAGGCGGATCCTTTTACACTGACACAAAAAGATGGAATGCTAATTGGACGGGGAGTTTCTGATGATAAAGGCCCATTGCTTGCATCCATGGTTGCACTTAAAATGCTTTTGGATGAGGGATACACCCTTAATCAACGCGTGCGTTTCATTTTTGGAACAGATGAAGAAAACTTATGGCGCTGTGTTAAAGAATATGCAAAACTGGAAGAAATTCCATCCATGGGATTTACACCAGATAGTACTTTCCCACTGATCTACGCTGAAAAAGGTCTTATCGAATTTGAGTTTGAAGACACTCAAAGCGTGGACTTTAAGATTCAAGGGGGTGGGGCACTCAATGCCGTACCTGCTGTCGCAACCCTTCAAGACACAAATCTTGATTTGATTAAAACACAACTTGAAAATCAAAATCGACATTTCAAATATGATGATTCACGCATTACAGTCTACGGAAAAGCGGTGCATGCTAAAGACTCTGATAAAGGGGAAAACGCCATTGTTTATCTTGTACAAGCCCTTGTTGAGGGTGGTGTGAGCACAAATATGCTTCGCTTTATTACAGAAAAACTTTCAAATCCAAATGGACTTAAACTCTTTGGGCCAGTCGAAGATGAAGTATCCGGAAAACTCATGCTCAATGTGGGGAAAATTGAGACAACCGATACAGGGGTTAAAATAGGGATAGACATTCGCTTCCCAGTAACCTATCCCGTTGAAAAAATTCGCGACACACTCAATAAAAGCGCAGCACAATATCAAGTATCCATCAGTGAATACGATTATTTGCGATCAATCTATGTTGATAAAGATACACCACTGATCAAAGCATTGATGCAAGCATACCAAAGCGTGACACAAGATACATTATCCCAACCAATATCAAGCGGAGGTGCAACCTATGCCCGCGCACTGGATAATGTCGTTGCTTTTGGTGCCAAATTACCAAGTGCACAAAGTACTGAACACCAAGTCAATGAACGTGTAAACATTGATGATATGAAAACTGCGATTGAAATCTATAAAGAAGCCTTTAAACTCCTTGTGAGTAAAAACTAG
- a CDS encoding YwbE family protein, which yields MDPKKRSDITIGQKVNVILKQDQRTHKKTEGFVSKILTNSPNHPHGIKVRLEDGQVGRVCDIL from the coding sequence ATGGATCCAAAAAAGCGAAGTGATATCACCATTGGTCAAAAGGTCAATGTCATCTTAAAACAAGATCAACGCACCCATAAAAAAACAGAAGGGTTTGTATCAAAAATACTGACAAACTCACCAAACCATCCACATGGCATCAAGGTTAGACTTGAAGATGGCCAAGTAGGACGAGTTTGTGATATTTTATAA